A stretch of the Martelella sp. NC20 genome encodes the following:
- a CDS encoding ABC transporter permease, whose translation MAVEAEVENSVSLRREIARARRRGWMQFLRRLARHRSFQVGFTLFFLIVLLAVFADVIAPYDPNKNDYRNLLMPPSMAHWFGTDGFGRDILSRVIYGTRVSLGIGISVVVMTGVLGVFLGMLAGYVRWLDNALMRVMDGLMAFPSVLLAIALAAALGPSTMNAVIALTVTFTPRTARVVRSSVLVIRELPYVEAAMAVGAGHARIIFRYILANALSPLIVQLTFVFAVSILAEAILSFLGVGPPPPAPSLGNIIAEGRNYLQDASWIAFFPGIAIAAAVLGLNLMGDGLRDVTDPRLAATRGAG comes from the coding sequence ATGGCCGTTGAAGCAGAAGTCGAAAACTCCGTATCCCTGCGGCGGGAGATTGCCCGCGCGCGACGGCGCGGATGGATGCAGTTCCTGCGCCGGCTGGCACGACACCGCTCGTTCCAGGTCGGATTCACGCTGTTCTTCCTGATCGTTCTTCTGGCTGTCTTCGCCGATGTGATCGCGCCTTATGATCCCAACAAGAACGACTACCGCAACCTGCTGATGCCGCCTTCCATGGCGCATTGGTTCGGAACCGACGGCTTCGGGCGCGATATCCTGAGCCGGGTCATCTACGGCACCCGTGTGTCGCTCGGCATCGGCATCTCCGTCGTGGTGATGACGGGTGTTCTCGGCGTGTTCCTCGGCATGCTTGCCGGTTATGTCCGCTGGCTCGACAACGCGCTGATGCGTGTCATGGACGGGTTGATGGCGTTTCCGAGCGTGCTCTTAGCGATCGCGCTTGCCGCAGCGCTCGGGCCATCGACAATGAACGCGGTGATCGCGCTGACCGTCACCTTCACGCCGCGCACGGCCCGCGTGGTCCGGTCCAGCGTTCTGGTGATCCGCGAGCTTCCCTATGTCGAGGCGGCGATGGCGGTGGGCGCCGGTCATGCGCGGATCATCTTCCGCTATATTCTGGCCAATGCGTTGTCACCGCTGATCGTGCAGCTCACCTTCGTTTTCGCCGTGTCTATACTCGCCGAGGCGATCCTGAGCTTCCTTGGCGTCGGTCCTCCGCCGCCGGCCCCTTCGCTCGGCAACATCATCGCGGAAGGCCGCAATTATCTGCAGGATGCGAGCTGGATTGCATTCTTTCCGGGTATTGCCATAGCCGCCGCTGTTCTGGGACTCAATCTGATGGGCGACGGGCTGCGGGATGTCACAGATCCCCGCCTCGCGGCGACACGCGGCGCGGGCTGA
- a CDS encoding SDR family oxidoreductase, with translation MDGSLKGKHVLVTAAGQGIGRASALAFARAGASVTATDRDEALLGDLAAVTGIAVQCLDVLDDAAVAGMAREVGRVDVLFNCAGIVHSGSILDMAEGDLDLAFDLNVKGMVRMIRAFLPAMLDHGDGSVINMASVVSSLKGAPNRFVYGTTKAAVIGLTKAVAADYVARGIRCNAICPGTVESPSLQQRMRAQGDYDATRRAFIARQPMGRLGTPDEIAALAVHLAGATYTTGQAYAIDGGWSI, from the coding sequence ATGGATGGATCGCTCAAGGGCAAGCATGTACTCGTTACCGCAGCAGGGCAGGGCATAGGGCGCGCAAGTGCGCTGGCTTTCGCCCGGGCAGGCGCCTCGGTGACGGCGACCGATCGCGACGAGGCATTGCTCGGCGACCTCGCCGCGGTAACGGGCATTGCGGTGCAATGCCTCGACGTGCTGGACGATGCGGCGGTGGCTGGCATGGCGCGGGAGGTCGGACGGGTCGATGTCCTGTTCAACTGCGCGGGGATCGTGCATTCGGGTTCGATCCTCGATATGGCGGAGGGAGACCTTGATCTCGCCTTCGATCTCAATGTGAAGGGGATGGTGCGCATGATACGCGCCTTCCTGCCCGCCATGCTCGATCATGGCGACGGAAGCGTCATCAATATGGCATCGGTGGTCTCAAGCCTGAAGGGCGCGCCGAACCGCTTCGTCTATGGCACCACCAAGGCGGCGGTGATCGGCCTCACCAAGGCGGTTGCCGCCGATTACGTGGCGCGCGGCATACGCTGCAACGCCATCTGCCCCGGCACGGTGGAAAGCCCGTCGCTGCAGCAACGCATGCGCGCCCAGGGTGATTACGATGCCACCCGGCGGGCCTTCATCGCCCGCCAGCCGATGGGCCGGCTTGGCACGCCCGACGAGATTGCAGCACTTGCGGTCCATCTGGCCGGCGCCACCTATACCACGGGACAGGCCTATGCCATCGACGGCGGCTGGTCGATCTGA
- a CDS encoding SDR family NAD(P)-dependent oxidoreductase, which produces MNNIDLKGRNAVVTGGAQGIGRAVVERLIASGATVMIWDRDATLGEAVAAEMGNAAHFLTVDQTDFDAVATAAGSTEKMLGGIDILVANAGIAGANATVADYPVDEWHRIIDINLNGVFHCCKAVVPGMIARDYGRIVNVASIAGKEGNPNAAAYSASKAGVIALTKSLGKELADRNIAVNCVTPAAARTRIFDQMSQQHIDYMLAKIPRGRFLEVHEAAAMVAWLVSAENSFTTGAVFDLSGGRATY; this is translated from the coding sequence ATGAATAACATCGATCTCAAGGGACGCAACGCGGTTGTGACCGGCGGTGCCCAGGGCATTGGACGCGCCGTGGTCGAACGATTGATCGCCTCTGGCGCGACGGTCATGATCTGGGACCGCGACGCCACGCTGGGCGAGGCCGTGGCGGCTGAAATGGGCAACGCCGCGCATTTCCTGACGGTCGACCAGACGGATTTCGACGCCGTGGCGACGGCGGCCGGGAGCACCGAAAAAATGCTCGGCGGCATCGACATTCTGGTTGCCAATGCCGGTATCGCCGGCGCCAATGCCACGGTCGCCGACTATCCGGTGGACGAATGGCATCGGATCATCGACATCAACCTCAACGGTGTCTTTCACTGCTGCAAGGCGGTCGTGCCGGGCATGATCGCCCGCGACTACGGACGCATCGTCAACGTCGCCTCCATTGCCGGCAAGGAAGGAAATCCCAATGCCGCCGCCTATTCGGCCTCGAAGGCAGGCGTCATCGCGCTCACCAAATCGCTCGGCAAGGAACTGGCGGACAGGAACATCGCGGTCAACTGCGTCACGCCCGCCGCCGCCCGCACCCGGATATTCGACCAGATGTCGCAACAGCACATCGACTACATGCTGGCGAAGATCCCGCGGGGGCGCTTTCTCGAAGTCCATGAAGCCGCGGCGATGGTCGCCTGGCTTGTCAGCGCGGAAAACAGCTTCACCACCGGCGCGGTCTTCGACTTGTCCGGGGGCCGGGCAACCTATTGA
- a CDS encoding mandelate racemase/muconate lactonizing enzyme family protein, translating to MHSPTDRPSPRQNKATLPPARITAVRVAPLRGESPQGGWSSEIAAEDSVHALVAVHTDAGISGYGSVFTNGRLVEAAVDVLMPLLADENALEPERVSEKLHQNTFWMGRGGAITHAISGIDIALWDILGQATGLSVGRLLGGRYRDRVQPYCSLLMDEPERMADVIAPHRDHGFRAFKIGWGPFGRRDNPKLDEAIVRAVRQAAGDDARLFVDAGASDAFWPNGLKWALNTAHMLKDYGVGWFEEALPPDALDDFIALRKASPVPIAGGEVLTRRQAYTPWLVGGAFDIVQPDVTKVGGISEQRRIAWMAQEFGIRYIGHGWNTALGLAADLQLAAAVSGCDLVEYIGGSAYVDRLAREPFRLDHEGFLAIPDRPGLGIDLDPDQVARYTPDASRFFSG from the coding sequence ATGCATTCGCCCACCGACAGGCCTTCCCCCCGGCAGAACAAGGCGACCCTGCCCCCGGCGCGCATCACCGCGGTGCGCGTTGCACCGCTGCGGGGAGAAAGCCCGCAAGGCGGATGGAGCAGCGAGATTGCCGCGGAGGATTCCGTTCACGCGCTGGTGGCCGTCCATACCGATGCCGGAATTTCCGGCTATGGCAGCGTGTTCACCAATGGCCGCCTAGTCGAGGCCGCCGTCGACGTGCTGATGCCGTTGCTTGCCGACGAGAACGCCCTGGAACCGGAACGGGTGAGCGAAAAGCTCCACCAGAATACATTCTGGATGGGCCGCGGCGGCGCGATCACCCATGCGATCAGCGGCATCGACATCGCCCTCTGGGATATTCTGGGGCAGGCCACCGGTCTTTCCGTCGGGCGCTTGCTCGGCGGGCGCTACCGCGACCGGGTCCAGCCCTATTGCTCGTTGTTGATGGATGAACCGGAGCGGATGGCCGACGTGATCGCCCCCCATCGCGATCACGGTTTCCGTGCCTTCAAGATCGGCTGGGGACCGTTCGGCCGCCGCGACAACCCAAAGCTCGATGAGGCGATTGTCCGCGCGGTGCGGCAGGCCGCCGGTGACGACGCGCGCCTGTTCGTCGATGCCGGCGCCAGCGATGCCTTCTGGCCGAACGGCCTGAAATGGGCGCTCAACACCGCGCATATGCTGAAGGACTATGGCGTCGGCTGGTTCGAGGAAGCCCTGCCGCCCGACGCCCTCGACGATTTCATCGCCTTGCGCAAGGCGAGCCCCGTTCCCATAGCCGGCGGCGAGGTACTGACCCGACGGCAGGCCTATACGCCATGGCTGGTGGGCGGCGCGTTCGACATCGTCCAGCCCGACGTCACCAAGGTCGGCGGGATCAGCGAGCAACGGCGGATCGCCTGGATGGCGCAGGAATTCGGCATCCGCTATATCGGTCACGGCTGGAACACCGCGCTCGGCCTTGCCGCCGACCTGCAACTGGCTGCGGCGGTTTCCGGTTGCGATCTCGTCGAGTATATCGGCGGCAGCGCCTATGTCGACCGTCTGGCGCGCGAACCGTTCCGGCTTGACCACGAAGGCTTCCTCGCGATCCCGGACCGCCCCGGCCTCGGCATCGATCTCGACCCCGATCAGGTGGCCCGTTACACGCCGGACGCAAGCCGCTTCTTTTCCGGTTGA
- a CDS encoding succinylglutamate desuccinylase/aspartoacylase family protein has protein sequence MSDTAARSRIVCTIDFDKSGRQTGYARAPLSRNNSGWGTVEIPIIVVNNGRGPTALLTGGVHGDEYEGPIAISRLAKSLKPEDVQGRVIMMPAVNIPAIMADTRLSPIDGWDINRCFPGNPKGSFSQMLAHFLDSVILPMADISVDMHTAGHSFDSALSTNMHHVSDPQIREKTLAAAAAFGAPFNVVFGGVDEDSTFTSCVERRGIISLGTELGGWGRVNIEGVRIGRRGIDNILKHMGVIEGEPDTVQRDGSAATRHMMVRDPESYVFAPRAGLFEPTHYIGEAVRAGEVAGYLHFIEDVDCEPLTLTYRKDGMIWFGAGPGRVARGDALAVIMEEYNWPER, from the coding sequence ATGAGCGACACAGCGGCCAGGAGCCGGATCGTCTGCACCATCGACTTCGACAAGAGCGGCCGGCAGACGGGCTATGCGCGCGCGCCGCTGTCGCGCAACAATTCCGGCTGGGGAACGGTCGAGATTCCGATCATCGTCGTCAACAACGGGCGCGGCCCGACGGCTCTTCTGACCGGCGGGGTTCATGGCGACGAATATGAAGGTCCGATCGCGATCTCGCGGCTGGCGAAGAGCCTGAAGCCGGAAGACGTGCAGGGGCGGGTCATCATGATGCCAGCCGTCAATATCCCGGCGATCATGGCCGATACCCGGCTGTCGCCGATCGATGGCTGGGACATCAATCGCTGTTTTCCGGGCAACCCGAAGGGAAGCTTCAGCCAGATGCTGGCTCACTTCCTCGACAGCGTCATCCTGCCGATGGCCGATATCTCGGTCGACATGCACACAGCCGGCCATTCCTTCGATTCCGCGCTTTCGACCAACATGCACCACGTGTCCGATCCGCAGATCCGCGAAAAGACGCTCGCCGCAGCAGCAGCATTCGGCGCGCCGTTCAATGTCGTCTTCGGCGGCGTTGATGAAGACTCGACCTTTACCTCCTGCGTCGAACGGCGCGGCATCATTTCGCTTGGCACCGAGCTTGGCGGCTGGGGCAGGGTGAATATCGAGGGCGTCCGCATCGGCCGGCGCGGCATCGACAATATCCTGAAGCATATGGGCGTCATCGAGGGTGAGCCCGACACGGTGCAGCGCGACGGGTCGGCTGCGACGCGGCATATGATGGTCCGCGATCCCGAGTCCTACGTCTTTGCCCCGCGCGCCGGCCTGTTCGAGCCGACCCATTATATCGGCGAGGCAGTGCGGGCCGGCGAGGTCGCCGGCTATCTGCATTTCATCGAGGATGTCGATTGCGAACCGCTGACGCTGACCTACCGCAAGGACGGCATGATCTGGTTCGGCGCCGGCCCCGGGCGCGTGGCGCGCGGCGATGCCCTGGCGGTGATCATGGAAGAATACAACTGGCCGGAACGCTGA